In one Nicotiana tomentosiformis chromosome 6, ASM39032v3, whole genome shotgun sequence genomic region, the following are encoded:
- the LOC104091359 gene encoding uncharacterized protein, whose product MDTLVAHGGAIEELGKQVKKMRKSQASKKSVERLRKVVTKIAAAGDVPFDLLMETDPSVPADPTAPSAEALADKSDEPDLAAHIVDEVLQIFTNTVVPQAEDDEIQLEEPEGGDAAMHPETI is encoded by the coding sequence atggatacACTGGTGGCACATGGAGGAGCTATTGAGGAGTTAGGcaaacaggtgaagaagatgaggaaatcccaggcTTCGAAGAAATCAGTGGAGAGATTGAGAAAGGTTGTGACAAAGATTGCAGCAGCTGGTGATGTACCATTTgacctactgatggagacagatccatcagtaccagcagacccaACAGCACCATCAGCAGAGGCACTAGCTGACAAGTCTGatgagccagaccttgctgcccaTATTGTCGATGAGGTGCTTCAGATATTCACCAACACCGTTGTTCCCCaagcagaggatgatgagatccagttggaggagcccgAGGGTGGTGATGCTGCCATGCACCCTGAGACcatatag
- the LOC117278562 gene encoding RNA-directed DNA methylation 4-like — protein MRCVDYMMLFVLILKKKKHEVQEETTELEDHKMMSQYLPLLREVMPSAAEEIESEIHNYKAKQAEHNPWNDYPDEEESEDEDEDEDETQSSEVVSSTSQDQYGFETVGVISFQNEDVGREDWSDPLVDGESGGEAYYDDDDDEDDMW, from the exons ATGAGATGTGTCGACTATATGATGCTATTCGTGTTGAtactgaagaaaaaaaaacatgaaGTGCAAGAGGA GACTACCGAGTTAGAAGATCACAAGATGATGTCCCAATATTTACCTCTCTTACGAGAAGTCATGCCTAGTGCTGCTGAAGAAATTGAGTCAGAGATTCATAATTATAAGGCCAAACAAG CTGAACACAATCCCTGGAATGATTATCCAGATGAAGAGGAGTCTGAAGATGAGGATGAGGATGAAGATGAAACCCAGTCATCAGAAGTTGTAAGCAGCACTTCTCAGGACCAATATGGATTTGAAACTGTTGGTGTAATTTCTTTTCAAAATGAGGATGTGGGCCGCGAGGACTGGTCAGATCCATTAGTCGATGGCGAGTCCGGTGGTGAAGCTTactatgatgatgatgatgacgaagaCGACATGTGGTGA